In the genome of Persephonella sp. KM09-Lau-8, one region contains:
- the mobB gene encoding molybdopterin-guanine dinucleotide biosynthesis protein B, with protein MDKKIPVISIVGAHNSGKTTFISAVINILSSKGYKIGAIKHDPKGKAQHDTPGKDSYKMFEAGAKQVILASPNRITSFVRDSDYTVDDLINIYMLQNLDLIIIEGFKSYKNTDKYEVIRKDENRELIISEKEELKGVITDYYSFRQTFDINNPAEFAEYIEKYYLKKQKDL; from the coding sequence ATGGATAAGAAAATCCCTGTTATCAGCATTGTTGGAGCCCATAATAGCGGCAAAACCACATTCATATCCGCTGTTATTAACATTCTGTCTTCAAAGGGCTATAAAATTGGAGCAATAAAACATGACCCTAAAGGCAAAGCCCAGCATGATACCCCTGGGAAAGACAGTTATAAAATGTTTGAAGCTGGAGCAAAACAGGTAATTCTGGCTTCTCCCAATAGAATCACTTCTTTTGTAAGGGATTCAGATTACACCGTTGATGACCTGATAAATATTTATATGCTTCAAAACCTTGATTTAATCATTATAGAAGGTTTTAAATCCTACAAAAATACAGATAAATATGAAGTAATAAGAAAAGATGAAAACAGGGAGCTTATCATCTCAGAAAAAGAGGAACTTAAAGGGGTAATAACAGATTACTATTCTTTCAGGCAAACCTTTGATATTAATAATCCTGCCGAATTTGCCGAATACATAGAAAAATATTATCTAAAAAAACAAAAGGATTTATAA
- a CDS encoding acylphosphatase, whose protein sequence is MRLYAVFAGTVQGVGFRYFVRNIAKEMGVKGYVRNLPDGTVEVVAEGDEQTLREFLKAIEQGPPLAEVTDIRYQFEDKEGGFTDFEILY, encoded by the coding sequence ATGAGGCTCTATGCTGTATTTGCAGGCACAGTTCAGGGTGTAGGATTCAGATATTTTGTTAGAAATATTGCAAAAGAGATGGGTGTTAAAGGATATGTCCGAAATCTGCCAGACGGCACAGTTGAGGTAGTCGCAGAAGGAGACGAACAAACATTAAGAGAATTCCTTAAAGCAATTGAGCAGGGCCCACCTCTTGCAGAAGTAACTGATATCAGATACCAGTTTGAAGACAAAGAAGGGGGTTTCACAGACTTTGAGATTCTTTATTAA
- a CDS encoding LysM peptidoglycan-binding domain-containing protein, with translation MRFFIKALVLLLIINLTASALTYTVKPGDSLSKIANKYGVSVKEIIKANNLKKPYIIYPGQKLKIPVKENTKTKKNIRIIIHKVKPGESLIKIARKYNVSTKDIIQLNNLKKPYRLYVGQKLKIPVKAKPKKVSSKKIRKYQTYCKVKHKVKRGESLSLIASRYGLSLKSLKLMNNLKSNRIYPGQILCVRKGVKSSSNNVATSVKKSSSGSKDIYIKKERIVRKKIVIHRVKRGESLAKIAKKYGTTVSKIAKLNRLKKPYVIHPGQKLKVEKTEVSYIEKVVKKRGTPFKFIQPVKGEIINKFANTPYKRHLGLDYATDCGTPVKASESGKVIYAGTSIKPYGNLVIIRHGGKFNTVYGHLGKIIVKEGQIVKKGEIIGYTGEMENINGCGLYFEIRKNAIPVDPLAFLNKSQK, from the coding sequence TTGAGATTCTTTATTAAGGCTTTAGTATTACTACTTATAATAAATCTAACTGCAAGTGCATTAACCTATACTGTAAAACCTGGAGACTCCCTTAGTAAAATAGCAAACAAATACGGTGTTTCTGTTAAAGAGATAATCAAAGCAAATAATCTGAAAAAACCATACATAATCTATCCCGGGCAAAAATTAAAAATTCCAGTTAAAGAAAATACAAAAACCAAGAAAAATATCAGAATAATAATCCACAAGGTAAAACCTGGAGAAAGTCTAATCAAAATAGCCAGAAAATACAATGTTTCTACAAAAGATATAATTCAGCTTAACAACCTGAAAAAACCCTATCGCCTGTATGTTGGACAAAAGCTAAAAATACCTGTAAAAGCAAAACCAAAAAAAGTATCCTCTAAAAAAATTAGAAAATACCAGACCTACTGCAAGGTAAAACATAAAGTAAAAAGAGGAGAAAGCCTGTCACTAATAGCAAGCAGATATGGTTTATCACTTAAAAGCCTTAAATTAATGAACAATCTAAAAAGCAATCGTATATATCCAGGTCAGATTTTATGTGTAAGGAAAGGGGTAAAATCTTCTTCTAATAATGTGGCCACCTCAGTAAAAAAATCCTCCTCAGGCTCAAAAGATATATATATCAAAAAAGAGAGAATTGTTAGAAAAAAAATTGTTATACACAGGGTAAAAAGAGGGGAAAGCCTTGCAAAGATAGCTAAAAAATATGGGACAACGGTATCCAAAATAGCAAAACTTAACAGATTGAAAAAACCTTATGTTATACACCCTGGACAAAAGCTTAAAGTGGAAAAAACCGAGGTTAGCTACATAGAAAAGGTTGTAAAAAAGAGAGGAACTCCATTTAAATTCATACAACCTGTAAAAGGAGAAATCATAAACAAATTTGCAAATACTCCGTATAAACGTCATCTGGGACTGGATTATGCTACAGATTGTGGAACCCCTGTAAAAGCCTCAGAAAGTGGAAAAGTAATATATGCAGGAACAAGTATTAAACCTTATGGAAATCTGGTGATAATCAGACATGGAGGAAAATTCAACACAGTTTACGGGCATTTAGGAAAGATAATTGTAAAAGAAGGTCAGATAGTCAAAAAAGGAGAAATTATAGGATACACAGGTGAAATGGAAAATATAAACGGATGTGGTCTTTATTTTGAGATTAGAAAAAATGCCATACCTGTTGACCCCCTTGCATTTCTAAACAAATCCCAGAAATAA
- a CDS encoding aminotransferase class I/II-fold pyridoxal phosphate-dependent enzyme encodes MEGKKYQEFPRIKRLPEYVFAIVNDLKARLRKEGEDIIDFGMGNPDLRPAQHIIDKLCESARKKTTHRYSMSQGIPRLRKAITDFYRNRFGVELDPEEEAIVTIGSKEGLSHLMLAMLSPGDMVLVPSPRYPIHYYAPVIAGASVLTVPLPLEGSDSEKQEQFLKNIYESYKDSYPEPKVLILNFPNNPTTMTVDIEFFKEIVRFAREKNLWIIHDFAYADLCFDGYQAPSILQVEGAKDIAVETYSLTKGFSMAGWRVGFVLGNPTLIYNLKRLKSYLDYGTFTPIQVASIIALESDYSIVEEARDTYNERLNILVDGLNKAGWPVEKPKATMFLWAKIPEDFQHMGSIEFSKKLLTEANVAVAPGVGFGEHGEGYVRFAVVENDKRIRQAVRNIKKFFKKYRQQAQVR; translated from the coding sequence ATGGAAGGTAAAAAATATCAAGAATTTCCAAGAATAAAAAGACTTCCTGAATATGTATTTGCAATAGTAAATGACCTGAAGGCACGACTCAGAAAAGAAGGAGAAGATATTATAGATTTTGGAATGGGAAACCCTGACCTTAGACCAGCACAGCATATAATTGACAAGCTATGTGAGTCTGCCAGAAAAAAGACAACCCATAGATATTCTATGTCCCAGGGTATTCCAAGATTAAGAAAAGCTATAACAGATTTTTACAGAAATAGATTCGGAGTAGAGCTTGACCCTGAAGAAGAAGCAATAGTCACAATAGGTTCAAAAGAAGGCTTGTCCCATCTAATGCTGGCAATGTTATCCCCAGGGGATATGGTTCTGGTTCCTTCCCCAAGATATCCTATCCACTACTATGCACCTGTTATAGCAGGAGCCTCTGTCCTTACAGTTCCCCTTCCACTGGAAGGTTCTGATAGTGAAAAACAGGAACAATTTTTAAAAAATATTTATGAATCCTACAAAGATAGCTATCCTGAGCCAAAAGTGCTTATATTGAACTTTCCTAATAATCCAACAACGATGACCGTTGATATAGAATTTTTCAAAGAGATAGTCAGATTTGCCCGTGAAAAAAATTTATGGATTATTCATGATTTTGCCTATGCAGACCTTTGTTTTGATGGATATCAGGCACCAAGTATTCTGCAGGTAGAAGGAGCAAAGGATATTGCTGTTGAAACTTACTCTTTGACTAAAGGCTTTTCTATGGCAGGATGGAGAGTTGGCTTTGTCCTTGGAAATCCAACCCTAATCTACAATCTGAAAAGACTTAAAAGCTATCTTGATTATGGAACATTTACACCTATTCAGGTGGCAAGCATAATAGCACTGGAAAGTGATTACTCTATTGTTGAGGAAGCAAGGGATACATACAACGAAAGACTTAATATACTTGTTGATGGGTTGAATAAAGCAGGCTGGCCTGTAGAGAAACCAAAAGCCACAATGTTCCTGTGGGCTAAAATTCCAGAGGATTTTCAGCACATGGGCTCAATAGAATTCAGTAAAAAACTCCTTACAGAAGCAAATGTGGCAGTTGCACCTGGGGTTGGTTTCGGTGAGCATGGGGAAGGTTATGTGAGATTTGCAGTGGTAGAAAATGATAAAAGAATAAGACAGGCAGTTAGAAACATTAAAAAATTCTTCAAAAAATACAGACAGCAGGCTCAGGTTAGATGA
- the lptB gene encoding LPS export ABC transporter ATP-binding protein: MKQLSTLEVKHLKKIYKERTVVNDVSLYVQEGEIVGLLGPNGAGKTTTFRMLLGFIKPDSGNIFLNGEDITDLPVYERARKGISFLPQESSIFRELTVWENIVMFLEFQTNDRIEIEEKAKSLLDEFGIYHLKDQKASTLSGGERRRLEIARSLIINPSFLLLDEPFAGVDPVSVQDINGLIKDLIKRDIGVILTDHNVRETLKITDRAYILAHGRVIAEGTPQEIVEDQTVRKIFLGDEFTLT, encoded by the coding sequence ATGAAACAACTTTCCACCCTTGAAGTAAAACACCTAAAAAAGATATATAAAGAAAGAACCGTTGTTAATGATGTCTCTCTCTATGTTCAGGAAGGAGAGATAGTAGGCTTACTGGGTCCCAACGGGGCAGGGAAAACAACAACATTTCGTATGCTTCTTGGTTTTATAAAACCAGATAGCGGAAATATCTTTCTAAACGGAGAAGATATCACAGACCTACCTGTCTATGAAAGGGCAAGAAAAGGTATATCTTTTCTTCCTCAGGAAAGCTCAATATTCAGAGAGCTTACAGTCTGGGAAAATATAGTTATGTTCCTTGAGTTTCAAACAAATGACAGAATAGAAATTGAGGAAAAGGCAAAATCCCTGTTAGATGAGTTTGGCATATACCACCTGAAAGATCAGAAAGCATCAACTCTATCAGGAGGAGAAAGGAGAAGACTGGAAATAGCCCGTTCCTTGATAATAAACCCTTCTTTTTTACTTCTTGATGAACCATTTGCAGGGGTAGACCCGGTATCTGTTCAGGATATAAATGGACTGATAAAAGACCTTATAAAGAGGGATATAGGGGTAATTCTTACAGACCATAATGTCCGAGAAACATTAAAAATCACAGACAGGGCATATATTCTGGCTCACGGAAGAGTGATAGCAGAAGGAACACCTCAAGAAATAGTTGAAGACCAGACAGTCAGAAAAATATTCCTTGGTGATGAGTTTACTCTAACCTGA
- a CDS encoding DUF167 domain-containing protein: MIIKVKVKPNAKKNEIKQIEENFYEIRVTVVPEKGKANKKVVELLSDYLNVPKSRIKLIRGETSREKVFEIQD; encoded by the coding sequence ATGATTATCAAGGTAAAGGTTAAACCAAATGCTAAGAAAAATGAGATAAAACAGATAGAAGAAAATTTTTATGAAATAAGGGTCACTGTGGTTCCTGAAAAAGGGAAGGCAAATAAAAAGGTGGTAGAACTGCTTTCTGATTATCTTAATGTGCCTAAATCCAGAATAAAATTAATTCGTGGGGAAACATCACGGGAAAAGGTGTTTGAAATACAGGATTAA
- a CDS encoding shikimate kinase, with protein sequence MGNLYLVGFMGSGKSTVGKIVAHKIGYKFVDIDKLIEERENKTIPQIFKEYGESYFRQLEKHIIQEFTEKSGYIVSTGGGLGADIENMEKMKKSGTVVWLDVSLDEILKRTEKDSTERPLLKNPREKIEKLYEDRKKVYSMADIHIKAENKSPEEIAQEILDKWNSLQE encoded by the coding sequence ATGGGAAATCTTTATCTTGTTGGTTTTATGGGAAGTGGTAAATCTACAGTAGGAAAAATAGTTGCCCATAAAATAGGGTATAAATTTGTTGATATAGATAAGCTTATTGAAGAAAGGGAAAACAAAACAATACCCCAGATTTTTAAAGAATATGGAGAGAGCTACTTCAGACAGCTTGAGAAACATATTATTCAGGAATTTACAGAAAAATCAGGATATATAGTCTCAACTGGAGGAGGTCTTGGGGCTGATATTGAGAATATGGAAAAAATGAAAAAAAGCGGCACAGTTGTCTGGCTTGATGTTTCCCTTGATGAAATCCTAAAGCGAACAGAAAAAGACAGCACAGAAAGACCATTACTGAAAAATCCAAGGGAAAAGATTGAAAAACTGTATGAAGATAGAAAGAAAGTATATTCTATGGCCGATATCCATATAAAAGCAGAAAACAAATCCCCAGAAGAAATAGCACAGGAGATTTTAGATAAATGGAACTCTTTACAGGAATAG
- the acpS gene encoding holo-ACP synthase gives MELFTGIDIVENNRIEKVYKKYGKRFLDRIYTQKEQEYCLQKTDPIPCLSARFAAKEAFVKAFNQAFGKNLSYKDIEILGRYNKPAQILLHYQGFTDGIHQNRLKYTLSISHERNYSVAIVIIYTV, from the coding sequence ATGGAACTCTTTACAGGAATAGACATAGTAGAAAACAACAGAATAGAAAAGGTTTACAAAAAATATGGTAAAAGATTTTTAGACAGAATATACACCCAAAAAGAACAGGAATACTGCCTTCAAAAAACAGATCCTATACCCTGCCTGTCTGCAAGATTTGCAGCCAAAGAAGCATTTGTAAAGGCTTTTAATCAGGCATTTGGAAAAAATCTTTCATACAAAGATATAGAAATATTGGGTAGATACAACAAACCTGCACAAATTTTGCTGCACTATCAGGGATTTACAGACGGTATTCATCAAAACCGCTTAAAATATACTCTTTCCATATCCCACGAAAGAAACTATTCTGTGGCAATAGTTATAATCTACACAGTCTGA